Proteins co-encoded in one Astatotilapia calliptera chromosome 18, fAstCal1.2, whole genome shotgun sequence genomic window:
- the tfa gene encoding transferrin-a, translating into MKPLLLVALLGLLASAFARPGSQKVKWCVKSDQELRKCLDLAAAAPAFSCVKKENTLECIIAIKAGEADAITVDGGDIYTAGLNNYDLHPIIAEDYGAGTDTCYYAVAVAKKNTGFGFRDLRGKKSCHTGLGKSAGWNIPIGSLVTMNVIEWGGIEDKPLEEAVSTFFHASCAPGAARGSKLCELCKGDCSRSQREPYYDYNGAFQCLVEGAGDVAFVKHLTVPESDKPSYELLCKDNTRAPIDNYKVCSLARVPAHAVVTRKDPQLADLIWQSLDQVQTDHSFNLFSSEAYAPAKNLMFKDSTVRLLRVPPNTDSFLYLGANYMSIVHSLKKEQASDDASPAIRWCAVGHAETAKCDTWSISSVSGDTTSIECQSAPTVEECLKKIMRKEADAVAVDGGQVFTAGKCGLVPVMVEQYVQELCSRSDVTSSSYYAVAVVKKGSGVTWDTLKGKKSCHTGIGRTAGWNIPMGQIYKTEHDCDFTKFFSSGCAPGAEPNSPFCSLCVGSGKAVGDQAKCKASADEKYYGYAGAFRCLVEGGGDVAFIKHTIVTENSNGNGPDWARNLRSSDYQLICPGKGPVEISEYATCNLAQVPAHAVVTRPESHSKVVRILQEQQARFGNTGTDPSFRMFQSENGKNLLFKDSTKCLQEVPLGTTYEQFLGNPYMDAMKAVRHCSETTPDLEKSCTFHTCQQG; encoded by the exons ATGAAGCCCCTCCTCCTAGTGGCGCTGCTCGGACTGCTCG CCAGCGCGTTCGCCCGACCCGGCTCTCAGAAGGTGAAATGGTGCGTCAAGTCGGACCAAGAATTGCGTAAATGTTTAGATCTCGCCGCTGCGGCTCCTGCGTTCTCctgtgtgaaaaaagaaaacaccctCGAGTGCATTATTGCCATTAAG GCTGGTGAAGCAGATGCCATTACTGTGGATGGTGGGGACATTTACACTGCTGGCTTGAACAACTATGACCTCCATCCCATCATTGCTGAGGACTATGGCGCCG gtACGGACACCTGCTACTATGCTGTTGCTGTGGCAAAGAAGAACACTGGATTTGGCTTCAGAGATCTCAGGGGGAAGAAATCATGTCACACTGGTTTGGGGAAATCTGCAGGCTGGAACATTCCCATAGGATCTCTGGTGACCATGAATGTTATTGAGTGGGGTGGCATTGAAGACAAACCTCTGGAGGAGG CTGTGAGCACCTTCTTCCATGCCAGCTGTGCCCCTGGGGCAGCAAGAGGCAGCAAGCTGTGTGAACTGTGCAAGGGAGACTGCTCCAGGTCCCAGAGGGAGCCTTACTATGACTACAATGGAGCCTTTCA GTGTTTGGTGGAGGGAGCTGGAGATGTGGCTTTTGTGAAGCATCTCACTGTGCCAG AATCGGATAAGCCATCGTACGAGCTGCTGTGCAAGGACAACACCAGAGCACCTATTGACAACTATAAAGTCTGCTCCCTAGCCAGAGTGCCAGCTCACGCTGTTGTTACTCGCAAGGATCCACAGCTGGCCGACTTGATCTGGCAGAGCCTTGACCAAGTTCAGACTGACCAC AGCTTTAACCTCTTCTCATCTGAAGCCTACGCACCCGCCAAGAACCTGATGTTCAAAGATTCAACAGTGAGGCTCTTGAGGGTGCCCCCAAACACAGACTCCTTCCTGTATCTGGGTGCGAACTACATGAGCATCGTCCATTCCCTTAAAAAAG AGCAGGCATCAGACGATGCATCCCCTGCCATCAGATGGTGTGCTGTGGGCCATGCTGAGACCGCAAAGTGTGACACGTGGAGCATCAGCAGTGTGTCTGgggacaccacctccattgaaTGCCAGAGCGCCCCTACAGTTGAAGAGTGCCTGAAGAAGATTATG CGTAAAGAGGCCGACGCAGTGGCCGTGGATGGAGGTCAGGTGTTTACGGCTGGAAAGTGTGGCCTGGTTCCTGTCATGGTGGAGCAGTATGTGCAAG AGTTGTGCAGCCGCTCTGATG TCACATCCTCCTCATACTATGCTGTTGCTGTGGTAAAGAAGGGTTCAGGGGTGACCTGGGACACTCTGAAGGGCAAGAAGTCTTGCCACACAGGAATCGGCAGAACTGCTGGCTGGAACATCCCCATGGGTCAAATCTACAAAACAGAACATGACTGTGACTTCA CCAAGTTCTTCAGTAGTGGCTGTGCCCCTGGAGCAGAGCCCAACTCTCCGTTCTGTTCTCTGTGCGTCGGCAGTGGTAAAGCTGTGGGAGACCAGGCCAAATGCAAAGCCAGCGCTGATGAGAAGTACTACGGTTATGCTGGAGCCTTTAG GTGTCTGGTTGAGGGTGGTGGTGATGTTGCCTTCATTAAACACACAATtgtgacagaaaacagcaaTG GTAACGGTCCAGACTGGGCTCGTAATCTGAGATCTTCTGATTACCAGCTCATCTGCCCTGGGAAAGGACCAGTGGAGATCAGTGAATATGCCACTTGTAACTTGGCTCAGGTGCCTGCACACGCTGTGGTGACGCGCCCAGAAAGCCACAGTAAGGTGGTCCGCATCCTTCAGGAACAGCAG GCCAGATTTGGAAACACCGGAACCGATCCTTCATTCAGAATGTTCCAGTCAGAAAATGGAAAGAACCTCCTCTTCAAGGACTCCACTAAGTGTCTCCAGGAGGTACCACTGGGAACAACCTATGAGCAGTTTTTGGGAAATCCTTACATGGACGCCATGAAGGCAGTGAGACATTGCAGCGAAACTACTCCAG ATCTGGAAAAATCTTGCACATTCCATACCTGCCAGCAAGGCTAA